The Geomonas ferrireducens DNA segment AGGGCGGCTCCGATCCAGGCGAGATTCAATCCCCCGGTCTTGGCGTACAGAAGTCCGATGCCGAGTAGCACCATGAGCCCACCGAGGCTGTTCATCACCGCGAAGTTGAGTCCTCCCTCCAGGGGACCGCTTTCCTCGATCTTGTACCCGGTCAGGGCGTAGGCGGCGACACCCATCAGCTCGAAAAAGACGAACATGTTGAAGAGGTCGCCGGTGAGGGCGAACCCCTGCAGCGAGGCGAGGAAAAGGAGCATCAGCGTGTGGTAATAGGTGCGGACGGCGTGGAAGTGGTGCCAGGAGAAGAGCAGGGCGGCAACTGTCAGAAGGGAGGCGAGCAGGGCCAAAAGGGCTGCGGCCGGGTCGATGACGAAGGCGATGCCGACGGGAAAGCCGCGCATCAGGCTCCAGTCCCCGAACCAGTAGACCAGTGTGGCGGCCAAAGAGCGCTCCAGAAGCAGGAGGTCGAAAACCACCACGGCAAGGGCGGTCAGAAGGGAGAGGACGTCGAGCACACGGCGCCGGGAGCGCAGCTGTTCCAGAGCAGCCAGAAGCGCGGCCATGAAGAGCGGCAACACAACGGGAAGGGGAGGAGTATTCATGGTCAGCCCCGCATGGGGGGCTCGCTCTTCGGATCGAGCGTCCCGCTGCGCTTGTGGCGCTGAAGGGCGAGGGCGAGGAGCAGGGCAGAGACCGTTGCCCCGACGACGATGTCGGTCAAGGTGAGCGCCTGCACCACCGGGTCGACCATGATCCGTGTTCCCGGGATGTCGCCGGTAATGGGCGCGGTGCCGTTGTTCACGTAGCCGACCGAGAGCAGCAGCAGGTAGCCTGAGGACTGGGCGACGAAGAGAGCACTCACCAGGTAAATGCTGTTCCTGCAGGTGGCGATACCGTAAAGGCCTACCACCAGGAGCCACACTACAACGAGGAAGGGGAGCGCGTTCACGATTTCTTCTCCCTGCGGATCACGAGGACCTGGCGCAAAAAGGCCGCGATCAGAAGCACGAAGGCCGAGGCCACCTCGATACCGACGGCTGTGTTCAACAGTGGCAGCGTCCCGGTGGAGAGGAGTTCCCCCGAGACTCCGAGCGGAAAGAGGTTGCGCATGTAATGGTAGTCGGAGAGGAGGGGGAGTGCGCCTATCATGGCGTAGCTCATGGCGCCGGCGGCCTCCAGGTGGGAGGCCAGATGGTCGCGCTTAATCTTCAGGAGGTCGCCGTATTCGCCGCTCAGGTAGACGTAGTAAAAGGCGGTAGCCACCAGCACCCCGCCCTGGAAGCCGCCGCCGGGCGTCAGGTGACCGTGCAGGACGACGTAGATTCCCAGCAGCAGGGTGAAGGGGAACATGACAACGCCAAGCCCGAGAACGGCCGGTGCGGCCACGATGCCGGCGCGGTCCGGTGCCTGGTCCGTCGGTTCGCGGGTTTCTTCGTCCTCCTGCCGCCTGAGCAGCAGTAGCCCTCCCGCTACCGCGGCGAAGAGGATGAACTCTTCGGCGAGCGTGTCGAAACCGCGGTAATCGAAGGTGACGGCGGCGACCGCTTGCTGGGCGTGCCGCATCGGTTCCATGCTCTCCAGCACCAGCGCCCGGTAGGCCCCGCTTTGACGGCCGAAAGTGGGGAGGGAGGTGAAGGCGGCGACGAGGCACCCGGCAAGGAGCGCGGCAGCCAGCGCGAAAAGCGTGTTGCGCAGGCGATCGTTCATCGCGCCCCCCTGGAGCGGGTCTTCGCCACGGTAAGGAGCACCATGAGCGGGAAGGCGACCGCCCCGACGACCATTTCGGAAAGGGCGACGTCAGGCGCCTGCAGCACCAGGAAAAGGATGCTGAGGGTGAGCCCGAAAAAACCGGCGATGATCGACTGGGGGAGAGGATCGCGCGTCGCCACCACCGCCCACCCGGATGTCGCCACCAGCAGAAACGCCACCGCCTCAATGGGCCCCATGGTCATCCTCCTCTCCCTGATCGTCGGTGGGCTTCTTCACGTCTTTCGCCTCGCGCAGGTAATGCGCCCGTGCCGCGGCGAAGGTGATCACCGGATTGCCGACCACCATGACCGCGAAGACGAGCCACGCCTTGATGGTGGGGGCGGACATCCCTTCCTGGATCGTTATCGCCGTTGCCATTGCCCCCGCCGCGAGCACCGCCGGGGGAGAGAGGTAGTGCAGCTTGGCGTAGACCCCCTTCATGACGGCGACGCCGGCACAGCTGAAGGTGCAGACCAGCAGGGCGAAAACGAGAAGCCCGATGACGACAGCTCCGGCGGGGAGGTCGGGGCTCACAGCCAGCGCTCCAGAAAGCGGAGGTAAACAAGTCCCGAGGCGAAGGAAAGGACGGCCAGCACGAGCGAGAGATCGAAATATATGGCGCGGCGGTACCCTTCGGCGAGGAGCAGGATGGCGAGCACGGCGAAAAGTTGCGCGAGCTGCAGCGCCACGAAACGCTCCATAATCGTGCCGCGAAAGCAGAGCCAGCCGCATGGGGCCATGAGCAGGAGCAGGGCAAGTGCGCAGAAAAGCCAAATGTTCATGACAGCTCCACGAAAAGGCGGTCGATGGTTGAGATTTCCCTCCCCACTAACTGCCGGATCACCACCTGCCGCCGCTCCCGGTCCACGAAGACGAGGTAGCTGTTGGGGGTGATGCATACCCCGAAGGTCATCCAGGCGCGCCGTGCGGACTCGTGCCGGTCCGCCAGAAACTCGAAGGGGTGCTCTATGGTGACACCGGTGCTTTCTTTGCCGCGCAGCTCCCTGATGAGAGTTACCATCAGCAGCCAGGACTCTGAGAACATGGCGGCAGGCAGGCGCCAGACCAGGAGCAGCCAGGTGGGCTTCACGCGCAGCGGGCTTATGAACGAGTCGCGCAGCATTCCGACAAGCTTCAGGGCGAGGAGGGCCGCTGCTCCCCCGGCAACCGCCTCCAAGGGGTCCGCTTTGCCGCAGAAGAGCATGTACAGCCCGAGAAAGGAAAGCCATGTCACGATGGCGGTGCCGACTCTGCTTTTATTCATGGGAGCCTCCCCCCTCGCTCGAGGTCTGCGCCAGCAGAAGCCCGAGGGTGGGGCCCTGCACCAGGATCGAGAAGAGCACCACGATGTAGGTCGCGACGAGCAGGATATGCAGCCCCTCGTTTTGCGGAAGCGACATGGCGAGGGCTATGGCGATCGCCCCGCGCAGCCCGCTCCAGGTCATGATGGAGGCGTCCTTCAGGGAGAAGGGCTCACGCATCCGAACCAGTCCCCCCACCGCCAGCACCGACAGAAACCTTCCGAGCAGCACCACCGGGATGACTAGGAGACCGGTGCAGAGATGGATCAGGCTCAGCCGGTTGCTGAGCACCAGGAGCTCAAGACCTATCAAAGTGAAGAGGATGGCGTTCAGGTATTTCTCCACCAAGTCCCAGAACTGGTCCAGGTGCATGCGGGTGTGCTCAGACATGGCGAGTTTGCGGCCGCGTCCGCCGATGAAAAGACCGGCAACCACCATGGAGAGAGGGCCGGAAACCCCTATGAGGAGCGCGAGGGAGTAGCCGCCAAGGACGAGCGCCAGGGTGATCAGGATCTCGAGACGGTAGTTGTCGATGCTTTTTATGAGCAGAAAGCCGAGCCACCCGAGCAGGGAGCCGAAGGCGAGCCCCCCGGCGGTCTGGATGACGAAGGTTCTTAAAACGGACATGACGCCCGGCGCGGAGGCGTTCACCGCCGCGGCATGAAGTGCCAGGAAAAGGACGATGCCGATGCCGTCGTTGAAGAGCGCTTCTCCGGCGATCCAGGCGTTAAGCCGGTCCGGGATGCCGAGCCGGCGCAGGGTGGGGAGCACGGCCACCGGATCGGTGGGGGACATGATGGCCCCGAAGAGCAGGGCATACTCCAGTCGGACCGGCAGCTCCAGCAGGAGGGCGAGGAGGTAGAAGCCCCCTCCGATCACCCCCGCCGAGACCAGGACACCGGCGACCGCGAAGAGCGCGATGCTTAGTTTCACGTTGAGGAGCTCCTCGACCTTCACGAAGAGCGCCCCGGCGAAGAGCAGCAGGCTGAGGATCCCCTGCAGGAAGAGGACGTCGAAGTCGATGCGGTCCATCAACTGCCGCGCCGGGGTAACCACGTCGACACCCACCGCTATGGAACTCCACAAGAGCAGAGAGAAGAGGAGGCTCAGCAGCATGAGCCCCACGGTCGGCGGCAGCTTGAGGAAACGGTGGTTCAGGTAGGCAAAGGTTGCCGTCAGCGTGGTCAAAAGCGCCGTGATCTGGAAGCCTCGCATCGACTACTGCGCCGTCTTGAGCCAGCACCGGAGCAGTTCGGCGACGCTCCAGGCCTGGGCGATGCAGCCGCGCGGGTTGTACGGCGCCTCCGCATCGCAGATCTCGCTGATGGAGCCGATGCACTGCTCGTTCATCTGCTGCGCGAGCCCCTCGAGGAAGCCGCGGGCCTCCACGACCTCCTCGGGGTGGAGCCTCAGCCATGCGTCGATGAAGGGACCGATGAGCCAGGGCCAGACCGTTCCCTGGTGGTAGGCGGCATCGCGTGCCCTCAGGTCGCCGTGGTAGGTCGCCTTGTAGTCCGGGTGTCCCGGGGCGAGGGTGCGCAGGCCGACAGGGGTCAAAAGGCGCTGGCGCACCGTTTCCACCACCCGCGGCCAGCGATCCCGCTCGAGAATCGGGAAGGGGAGCGCGATGGATAAGAGCTGGTTAGGACGGCAGGCGCTGTCGTCGCCCAGTTCGCCGTCCACCACGTCGTAGAGATATCCACCCTCCTCGTACCAGAAGCGCTGGTTGAAGGAGCGGTAGGCCTGGTCGGCGAAGGAGCCCAACTGCCGGGCGTACTGGTCGTCTCCATCCTGCTCGGTCCACTGCTGCATGAGCCTCAGCGCGTTGTACCAAAGGGCGTTCAACTCGACCGCCTTGCCCCGGCGCGGCGTCACCACCCAGTCCCCCACCTTGGCGTCCATCCAGGTGAGTTGGTACCCCTCGGCCCCCTGCCTTAGGAGCCCGTCGGAAGGATCGATCCCGATGCCGAAACTCGTGCCGGAGAGGTGGTGGTCGATGATCTGGCGCATCTGGGGCATGATCATGTGCAGCGTAGCGCGGTCGTTCGTGTACTCTAGGTAGCGGTTCAGGGCATGGAAGAACCAGAGGCTCGCATCGGCCGTGTGGTAGAGCCCCTCGTTGTGCCCCTCGGGGAAGAGGTTGGGGATCAAGCCGTTTTTCACGTAATGCGCGAAGGTGCGCAGGATCCATCCCGCCTCGGTGTGGCGCCCGGTGGCGAGGGTGAGCCCCTCCAGCGAGATCATGGTGTCGCGCCCCCAATCGGTGAACCAGTGGTAACCGGCGATCACCGTGCAGACCTCGTCTCCCATGGCGTGGGCGCGCACGGCGTCCTTGTGGCGCCCAGCCGGGGTGATGATGAACTGGTCGGTGGCTAGAACGAGTTCGGCGGGGAGCCCCTGGCGCGCGCGAGGGTCTGCGGCGGAGAGCAAAAGCCTGCGCCGCTCCCGCTCCATCTCCAGGGATGTGGCGGGGGGGAGCGCCGCGATGGTCTCCCAGGTCTCGGTGGAGGCGGTAAGCGCCGCGTCCTGTCCCGACGCGAGGTCGACGGCGAAGTAACCGGCGGTCCAGAGCGTTCCTAGCGAATCGTAGCCGCGCGCGTTTTCTACGTCGTAGAAGATGTCGGTGCTGTGCTTTTCCTCGAGGGTGAAGTTGCCCCGGCCGCCGTTGATTACGAGTCGCAGTTGCGGCGAGTTAGGCCCGGAGGAGATCTGGTAGCGGTTTTGCACCGCGGTGAACATGTATGGATCCTCGGAAGCGACGTCTACCGAGGCGTCGTGGGGGCGAAACTGCAGGTAGGGCTGCAGCTTTAGGCGCACCATTTTTTCCCCCGAGACGAGACGGTAGATGAGGTGGACCGTGTTCTGCCGATGCACCATGACCAGCTGCTTCTCGATCACGGTCCCGTTGATGTCGTAGCGCCAGACCGGGAGGCCGTCCTCCAGGCGAAAACCGGAGAGGTACTCCATGCCGTGGAACTCGAGCCCCGCCTCCTTCTGGTCCCCTCCGAAGCGGAACATGGTCC contains these protein-coding regions:
- a CDS encoding Na(+)/H(+) antiporter subunit B, with protein sequence MGPIEAVAFLLVATSGWAVVATRDPLPQSIIAGFFGLTLSILFLVLQAPDVALSEMVVGAVAFPLMVLLTVAKTRSRGAR
- a CDS encoding NADH-quinone oxidoreductase subunit K gives rise to the protein MNALPFLVVVWLLVVGLYGIATCRNSIYLVSALFVAQSSGYLLLLSVGYVNNGTAPITGDIPGTRIMVDPVVQALTLTDIVVGATVSALLLALALQRHKRSGTLDPKSEPPMRG
- a CDS encoding cation:proton antiporter, with product MRGFQITALLTTLTATFAYLNHRFLKLPPTVGLMLLSLLFSLLLWSSIAVGVDVVTPARQLMDRIDFDVLFLQGILSLLLFAGALFVKVEELLNVKLSIALFAVAGVLVSAGVIGGGFYLLALLLELPVRLEYALLFGAIMSPTDPVAVLPTLRRLGIPDRLNAWIAGEALFNDGIGIVLFLALHAAAVNASAPGVMSVLRTFVIQTAGGLAFGSLLGWLGFLLIKSIDNYRLEILITLALVLGGYSLALLIGVSGPLSMVVAGLFIGGRGRKLAMSEHTRMHLDQFWDLVEKYLNAILFTLIGLELLVLSNRLSLIHLCTGLLVIPVVLLGRFLSVLAVGGLVRMREPFSLKDASIMTWSGLRGAIAIALAMSLPQNEGLHILLVATYIVVLFSILVQGPTLGLLLAQTSSEGGGSHE
- a CDS encoding amylo-alpha-1,6-glucosidase — its product is MTTVTREFHFDRHDEEARTRQLLEQEWLLTNGLGGYASGTVCGALTRRYHGLLIAAYPSPLGRMVLLNRLTEAIRFPDGTMFRFGGDQKEAGLEFHGMEYLSGFRLEDGLPVWRYDINGTVIEKQLVMVHRQNTVHLIYRLVSGEKMVRLKLQPYLQFRPHDASVDVASEDPYMFTAVQNRYQISSGPNSPQLRLVINGGRGNFTLEEKHSTDIFYDVENARGYDSLGTLWTAGYFAVDLASGQDAALTASTETWETIAALPPATSLEMERERRRLLLSAADPRARQGLPAELVLATDQFIITPAGRHKDAVRAHAMGDEVCTVIAGYHWFTDWGRDTMISLEGLTLATGRHTEAGWILRTFAHYVKNGLIPNLFPEGHNEGLYHTADASLWFFHALNRYLEYTNDRATLHMIMPQMRQIIDHHLSGTSFGIGIDPSDGLLRQGAEGYQLTWMDAKVGDWVVTPRRGKAVELNALWYNALRLMQQWTEQDGDDQYARQLGSFADQAYRSFNQRFWYEEGGYLYDVVDGELGDDSACRPNQLLSIALPFPILERDRWPRVVETVRQRLLTPVGLRTLAPGHPDYKATYHGDLRARDAAYHQGTVWPWLIGPFIDAWLRLHPEEVVEARGFLEGLAQQMNEQCIGSISEICDAEAPYNPRGCIAQAWSVAELLRCWLKTAQ
- a CDS encoding monovalent cation/H+ antiporter complex subunit F gives rise to the protein MNIWLFCALALLLLMAPCGWLCFRGTIMERFVALQLAQLFAVLAILLLAEGYRRAIYFDLSLVLAVLSFASGLVYLRFLERWL
- a CDS encoding MnhB domain-containing protein, with product MNDRLRNTLFALAAALLAGCLVAAFTSLPTFGRQSGAYRALVLESMEPMRHAQQAVAAVTFDYRGFDTLAEEFILFAAVAGGLLLLRRQEDEETREPTDQAPDRAGIVAAPAVLGLGVVMFPFTLLLGIYVVLHGHLTPGGGFQGGVLVATAFYYVYLSGEYGDLLKIKRDHLASHLEAAGAMSYAMIGALPLLSDYHYMRNLFPLGVSGELLSTGTLPLLNTAVGIEVASAFVLLIAAFLRQVLVIRREKKS
- a CDS encoding cation:proton antiporter, with protein sequence MSPDLPAGAVVIGLLVFALLVCTFSCAGVAVMKGVYAKLHYLSPPAVLAAGAMATAITIQEGMSAPTIKAWLVFAVMVVGNPVITFAAARAHYLREAKDVKKPTDDQGEEDDHGAH